A genomic window from Providencia alcalifaciens includes:
- the glyA gene encoding serine hydroxymethyltransferase → MLKREMNIADYDPQLWEAMEKEVQRQEEHIELIASENYTSPRVMQAQGSQLTNKYAEGYPTKRYYGGCEFVDVVEQLAIDRAKELFGADYANVQPHSGSQANAAVYMALLQPGDTVLGMNLAHGGHLTHGSPVNFSGKLYNIVPYGIDESGKIDYDDIAAQAKKHQPKMIIGGFSAYSGVVDWAKMREIADSIGAYLFVDMAHVAGLVAAGVYPNPVPHAHVVTTTTHKTLAGPRGGLILAKGGDEDLYKRLNSAVFPGSQGGPLMHVIAGKAVALKEAMEPAFKTYQQQVAKNAKAMVEVFQKRGFKVVSGGTENHLFLVDLVDKDITGKDADAALGRANITVNKNSVPNDPKSPFVTSGVRIGSPAITRRGFNEADARELAGWMCDILDNLNDEATIEAVKQKVLAICKKYPVYA, encoded by the coding sequence ATGTTAAAGCGTGAAATGAATATTGCAGATTACGACCCACAACTGTGGGAAGCAATGGAAAAAGAAGTACAACGTCAAGAAGAACACATTGAATTAATTGCTTCTGAAAACTATACCAGCCCACGAGTTATGCAAGCTCAAGGCTCTCAGCTGACCAATAAGTATGCGGAAGGTTATCCAACTAAACGTTATTATGGTGGTTGTGAATTCGTTGATGTGGTTGAGCAATTAGCTATCGACCGTGCAAAAGAGTTATTTGGTGCTGACTACGCAAACGTACAGCCACACTCAGGTTCACAAGCTAATGCTGCCGTCTATATGGCGTTACTGCAACCAGGTGACACTGTATTAGGTATGAACCTTGCGCACGGCGGTCACTTAACTCACGGTTCTCCAGTAAACTTCTCCGGTAAACTGTATAACATTGTTCCTTACGGTATCGATGAAAGCGGTAAAATCGATTACGACGATATCGCGGCTCAAGCGAAAAAACATCAACCAAAAATGATCATCGGTGGCTTCTCTGCGTATTCTGGTGTAGTTGATTGGGCTAAGATGCGTGAAATCGCTGACAGCATCGGTGCTTATCTGTTCGTTGATATGGCTCACGTTGCGGGTCTGGTGGCGGCGGGTGTTTATCCTAACCCAGTTCCACATGCACACGTCGTTACTACAACAACGCATAAAACATTAGCGGGCCCACGCGGTGGTCTGATTTTAGCTAAAGGCGGCGATGAAGATCTGTACAAGCGTCTGAACTCTGCGGTATTCCCAGGTTCACAAGGCGGTCCTCTGATGCACGTTATCGCAGGTAAAGCGGTAGCACTGAAAGAAGCGATGGAGCCTGCGTTCAAAACTTACCAACAGCAAGTCGCTAAAAATGCGAAAGCGATGGTTGAAGTTTTCCAAAAACGTGGCTTTAAAGTGGTGTCTGGCGGTACTGAAAACCACCTGTTCTTAGTTGACTTAGTTGACAAAGACATCACAGGTAAAGACGCTGACGCTGCACTGGGTCGCGCAAACATTACTGTAAACAAAAATAGCGTACCTAACGATCCGAAGAGTCCGTTTGTGACTTCTGGTGTGCGTATCGGTTCTCCTGCAATTACACGTCGTGGCTTCAATGAAGCAGATGCACGCGAGCTAGCTGGCTGGATGTGTGATATTCTGGATAACCTCAATGACGAAGCGACCATTGAAGCTGTTAAACAGAAAGTATTAGCTATCTGCAAAAAATACCCAGTTTATGCATAA
- a CDS encoding sensor histidine kinase → MNALSKLRLFPRSLRQLVVMAFWLVLLPLLVLAYQAYQSLEQLSNQAADINKTTLIDARRSEAMSSLALEMERSYRQYCVLQDKALQTQYQKQFADYEQMLERQKTILPETPEVLGLFTGLQKLKVISCENNEPMEATTKVLEQFSAQNTAVVQQTREVIFSRGEQLQKAIANKGQLFGWQTLILFLLSALLVTLFTRMIIGPVKIIERMINRLGTGLTLENDTDRFKGPRELRIIAQRIIWLSERLAWLESQRHEFLRHISHELKTPLASMREGTELLADEVAGPLTSSQKEVVEILDQSSKHLQQLIEQLLDYNRKLVDEPPVAQHVDLKKLIEDIVNAHNLPARAKDITTDVRLKVESCLAEPTLLGRVIDNIYSNAVHYGGESGNIWISSRRTGNKLLIEVANTGTPIPESEQNMIFEPFYQGSLQRKGAVKGSGLGLSIAQDCIKQMGGELSLVPHKSADVCFRIELPLTAENE, encoded by the coding sequence ATGAATGCGTTGAGTAAATTGCGCCTTTTTCCGCGCTCATTGCGGCAGTTAGTGGTCATGGCTTTTTGGTTAGTCCTTTTGCCATTATTGGTATTGGCTTATCAGGCTTATCAAAGTCTAGAACAATTGAGTAACCAAGCGGCAGATATCAATAAAACCACGCTGATTGATGCTCGGCGCAGTGAAGCGATGAGTAGCCTCGCGCTAGAAATGGAGCGCAGCTATCGCCAGTATTGTGTATTACAAGATAAAGCCTTACAGACGCAGTATCAAAAGCAGTTTGCTGATTATGAACAGATGCTGGAACGCCAAAAAACCATTTTGCCAGAGACACCTGAAGTGTTAGGGCTATTTACTGGATTGCAAAAACTGAAGGTGATTAGTTGTGAAAATAATGAGCCGATGGAAGCCACTACCAAAGTTTTAGAGCAATTCTCTGCGCAAAATACGGCTGTCGTTCAGCAAACTCGAGAGGTTATTTTCAGCCGCGGTGAACAGCTTCAAAAAGCGATTGCCAATAAAGGACAACTATTTGGTTGGCAAACATTGATCCTATTCTTGTTGAGCGCGCTGTTGGTGACATTATTTACTCGTATGATTATCGGCCCGGTTAAAATCATTGAACGCATGATTAACCGCTTAGGGACGGGACTGACTCTGGAAAATGATACTGACCGTTTTAAAGGTCCAAGAGAGCTGCGGATTATTGCTCAGCGAATTATTTGGTTAAGTGAGCGGTTGGCTTGGTTAGAATCCCAGCGTCATGAGTTTTTACGCCATATTTCCCATGAGCTGAAAACACCATTAGCCAGTATGCGAGAAGGAACGGAATTATTGGCGGATGAGGTTGCCGGCCCGTTAACTAGCTCACAAAAAGAGGTGGTTGAAATTCTTGACCAGAGCAGTAAGCATCTTCAGCAACTTATTGAACAGCTTCTTGACTATAATCGGAAATTAGTTGATGAGCCGCCAGTTGCCCAGCACGTCGATTTAAAAAAACTTATTGAAGATATTGTTAATGCACATAATTTACCCGCAAGAGCGAAAGATATTACCACTGATGTCCGCTTAAAAGTGGAAAGTTGCCTTGCAGAACCGACCTTACTCGGAAGGGTTATTGATAATATCTATTCCAATGCGGTGCACTATGGTGGCGAATCAGGTAATATTTGGATCTCAAGCCGCAGGACAGGGAATAAATTACTTATTGAGGTTGCCAATACGGGCACGCCTATCCCTGAGTCTGAGCAAAATATGATTTTTGAACCTTTCTATCAAGGCAGCCTCCAAAGAAAAGGCGCCGTCAAAGGAAGTGGGTTAGGGCTTAGCATCGCGCAAGATTGTATTAAGCAGATGGGTGGTGAATTATCACTAGTGCCACATAAATCAGCGGATGTTTGCTTCCGAATTGAATTGCCTTTAACCGCAGAGAACGAATAA
- the hmpA gene encoding NO-inducible flavohemoprotein, with amino-acid sequence MLDQQTIATIKSTIPAIAATGPKLTAHFYDRMFRQHPELKDIFNMRNQTNGDQREALFNAICAYAVHIETPEALIGAVEKIAQKHASLNIKPEHYPIVGENLLAAIDELLSPGQEVLDAWGRAYGVLADIFINRESAIYRENAEKSGGWEGLREFKVTKKQPQSAVITSFEFTPVDGKAVADYQPGQYITVYLNENSFENQEIRQYSLTTAPNGKNYRIAVKREEQGTVSGFLHQNLNEGDIVRLAPPCGDFYLDVEPKTPVTLISAGVGLTPMLSMLNHLTMHQHQAPVNWLHAAENGDVHAFNQEVSQLMSQHTQGHSAVWFNQPAPQDKLGEDYQYRGLLDLTQVKEKVLQPNMQFYFCGPVGFMQHVGKQLIEMGVATDNIHYECFGPHKVLPLN; translated from the coding sequence ATGCTTGACCAACAAACTATCGCCACAATTAAATCCACCATCCCTGCCATCGCAGCAACGGGTCCTAAATTGACGGCTCACTTTTATGACAGAATGTTTAGACAACATCCTGAGCTGAAAGACATTTTCAATATGAGAAATCAAACGAATGGCGATCAGCGTGAAGCTCTATTCAACGCCATTTGCGCTTATGCAGTCCATATTGAAACCCCTGAAGCGTTAATTGGTGCAGTGGAAAAAATTGCGCAAAAACACGCCAGCTTAAACATCAAACCAGAGCATTACCCGATTGTCGGGGAAAACCTGCTCGCTGCCATTGATGAGCTACTGAGCCCGGGTCAAGAAGTATTGGACGCATGGGGAAGAGCTTATGGCGTTCTGGCGGATATTTTTATTAACCGTGAAAGCGCAATTTACCGTGAAAACGCCGAAAAATCTGGCGGATGGGAAGGCTTACGTGAATTTAAAGTCACTAAAAAACAACCTCAAAGTGCCGTTATCACGAGTTTTGAATTCACTCCCGTAGACGGCAAAGCAGTGGCAGATTATCAACCAGGGCAATATATTACTGTGTACCTGAATGAAAATAGTTTTGAAAATCAAGAAATTCGCCAGTATTCACTCACCACTGCGCCAAATGGAAAAAACTACCGCATTGCGGTGAAACGTGAAGAGCAAGGTACCGTTTCTGGCTTCTTACATCAAAATCTCAATGAAGGCGATATTGTTCGTTTAGCGCCACCATGCGGTGATTTTTACCTTGATGTTGAACCGAAAACGCCAGTGACTTTAATTTCTGCTGGCGTCGGTCTAACGCCAATGCTCAGCATGCTTAACCACCTCACCATGCACCAACATCAAGCACCTGTGAATTGGCTGCACGCCGCTGAAAATGGGGATGTACACGCTTTTAATCAAGAAGTTAGTCAATTGATGTCACAACATACTCAAGGTCATTCAGCAGTCTGGTTTAATCAGCCAGCCCCACAAGATAAACTGGGTGAAGATTACCAATACCGTGGATTACTGGATTTAACGCAAGTCAAAGAGAAAGTGCTTCAGCCAAATATGCAATTCTATTTCTGTGGGCCTGTTGGCTTTATGCAACATGTTGGAAAGCAGCTAATTGAAATGGGTGTTGCTACCGATAATATTCATTATGAGTGTTTTGGTCCGCATAAAGTATTACCGTTAAATTAA
- the suhB gene encoding inositol-1-monophosphatase, protein MHPMLNIAIRAARKAGNYIAKNYEDPQNVTVTQKGANDFVTNVDRDAEQIIVDIIRKSYPDHTIITEESGELLGKDDDIQWVIDPLDGTTNFTKRFPHFSVSIAVRVKGRTEVAAVYDPMRNELFTAVRGQGAQMNGYRLRMAEKRDLEGAVVATGFPFKHKQHASIYMNIMGKMFDQCADFRRTGSAALDLCYVAAGRVDAYFEIGLKPWDFLGGELIMREAGGIMTDFVGGHNYLASGNLVAGSPRVVRDILAAMKDELSEALKR, encoded by the coding sequence ATGCATCCGATGCTTAACATCGCCATACGTGCTGCACGTAAGGCTGGTAATTACATAGCTAAAAACTATGAAGATCCTCAGAACGTAACAGTAACCCAAAAGGGTGCTAACGATTTCGTCACTAACGTTGACCGTGACGCTGAACAAATCATCGTTGATATTATTCGTAAATCTTACCCAGACCACACTATCATCACTGAAGAAAGTGGTGAATTATTAGGTAAAGATGATGATATTCAATGGGTAATTGATCCACTGGATGGCACCACCAACTTCACAAAACGTTTTCCTCACTTCTCAGTTTCTATCGCTGTACGCGTAAAAGGCCGTACAGAGGTTGCTGCTGTCTATGACCCAATGCGTAACGAATTATTTACTGCGGTACGTGGTCAAGGCGCTCAAATGAACGGTTACCGTTTACGTATGGCTGAGAAGCGCGACCTTGAAGGCGCAGTTGTCGCAACTGGCTTCCCATTCAAACACAAACAACACGCGTCTATCTACATGAATATCATGGGTAAAATGTTTGATCAATGTGCAGATTTCCGTCGCACAGGTTCAGCGGCTCTGGATTTATGTTACGTGGCGGCAGGCCGTGTGGATGCATACTTCGAAATCGGTTTAAAACCATGGGATTTCTTAGGCGGTGAACTGATCATGCGTGAAGCTGGCGGGATCATGACTGACTTCGTAGGCGGTCACAACTATTTAGCATCAGGTAACTTAGTCGCAGGTAGCCCACGCGTTGTTCGTGACATTCTGGCTGCAATGAAAGATGAATTATCTGAAGCATTAAAACGTTAA
- the glrR gene encoding two-component system response regulator GlrR — MTGRKSANLLLVDDDPSLLKLLGMRLSSEGFKVSTAESGPEALKLLQKEKIDLVISDLRMDEMDGMALFDEVQKAHPNLPVIILTAHGSIPDAVAATQRGVFSFLTKPVDKDALYKAIDEALALSSTPISDEEWSAGIVTRSPLMIRLLEQAHMVAQSDVSVLINGQSGTGKEVLAQAIHKVSPRAHKPFIAINCGALPEQLLESELFGHAKGAFTGAVSSREGLFFAASGGTLFLDEIGDMPMPLQVKLLRVLQERKVRPLGSNRDLDIDVRIISATHRNLPKAMEKNEFREDLYYRLNVVNLRIPALNERAEDIPLLANHLLREAANRHKPFVRSFSSDAMKCLMTASWPGNVRQLVNVIEQCVALTTSPVISEALVSQALEGENTALPTFVEARNQFELNYLRKLLQMTKGNVTQAARMAGRNRTEFYKLLGRHDLEANDFKE; from the coding sequence ATGACCGGCCGTAAGTCAGCTAACTTACTTTTGGTGGATGATGATCCTAGCCTGCTAAAACTGCTTGGTATGCGTTTGAGTAGTGAAGGTTTTAAAGTCTCAACAGCGGAAAGTGGACCTGAAGCACTAAAATTACTCCAAAAAGAAAAAATTGACCTCGTTATTAGTGATTTACGAATGGATGAAATGGACGGTATGGCACTGTTTGATGAAGTGCAAAAAGCCCATCCTAATCTTCCGGTGATTATTCTAACGGCTCATGGTTCGATTCCTGATGCGGTTGCGGCAACGCAGCGCGGGGTGTTTAGTTTCTTAACCAAACCCGTTGATAAAGATGCGCTCTATAAAGCCATTGATGAAGCGTTAGCATTATCTTCCACTCCGATTAGTGATGAAGAGTGGAGCGCTGGCATTGTCACACGTAGCCCGCTGATGATCCGTTTACTTGAACAGGCACATATGGTGGCGCAATCGGATGTGAGTGTGCTGATTAATGGGCAAAGTGGTACGGGTAAAGAAGTATTAGCGCAAGCGATTCATAAAGTTAGTCCGCGTGCTCATAAACCGTTTATCGCAATTAACTGTGGCGCATTACCTGAGCAATTGCTTGAATCTGAACTGTTTGGTCATGCTAAAGGCGCGTTTACAGGTGCAGTCAGTAGCCGTGAAGGACTATTTTTTGCAGCCAGCGGTGGAACGCTCTTTTTAGACGAAATTGGTGATATGCCGATGCCGTTGCAAGTCAAATTGCTGCGTGTTCTGCAAGAACGTAAGGTTCGCCCACTAGGAAGTAACCGCGATTTAGATATCGATGTACGCATTATTTCTGCGACTCACCGTAACTTACCGAAAGCGATGGAAAAAAATGAGTTCCGTGAAGATCTCTATTATCGCTTGAATGTGGTGAACTTGCGGATCCCTGCATTGAATGAACGTGCGGAAGATATTCCGTTATTAGCTAATCATTTATTACGTGAAGCTGCGAACCGCCATAAACCCTTTGTTCGTAGTTTTTCGAGTGATGCGATGAAGTGCTTGATGACAGCAAGCTGGCCCGGAAACGTGCGCCAGTTAGTGAACGTGATTGAGCAGTGTGTCGCATTGACGACATCTCCAGTTATCAGCGAAGCCCTCGTTAGCCAAGCTCTGGAAGGAGAAAATACGGCGCTACCGACCTTTGTTGAAGCACGTAATCAATTCGAATTAAATTATCTGCGTAAATTATTGCAGATGACCAAAGGGAACGTGACCCAAGCTGCACGCATGGCGGGGCGCAACCGCACCGAGTTTTATAAATTACTTGGGCGTCACGATTTAGAAGCGAATGATTTTAAAGAATAA
- the glnB gene encoding nitrogen regulatory protein P-II gives MKKIDAIIKPFKLDDVREALAEVGITGMTVTEVKGFGRQKGHTELYRGAEYMVDFLPKVKIEIVVPDDIVESCVETIMQTAQTGKIGDGKIFVYDVARVIRIRTGEQDEEAI, from the coding sequence ATGAAAAAAATTGATGCAATTATAAAGCCATTCAAACTTGATGATGTGCGCGAAGCGTTAGCCGAAGTGGGTATCACGGGTATGACGGTGACTGAAGTGAAAGGCTTTGGTCGCCAAAAAGGTCACACTGAACTGTATCGTGGCGCAGAATATATGGTGGATTTTTTACCGAAGGTAAAAATTGAAATCGTTGTGCCAGACGATATTGTTGAAAGCTGTGTAGAAACTATTATGCAAACGGCGCAAACCGGCAAAATCGGTGATGGGAAAATCTTTGTGTACGACGTTGCTCGCGTCATTCGTATTCGTACGGGTGAGCAGGACGAAGAAGCCATTTAA
- a CDS encoding 3-phenylpropionate MFS transporter has product MVIPSTRWLAIDYFTYFFAYSIFLPFWSVWLQGEGIDAEMIGLLLGIGLAARFLGAMFITPQVKEPSKLINALRLLAALSLIFSIGFSFGSHWAWLMFVMIGFNLFFAPMVPLGDSLAGTWQKQFTFDYGKIRVWGSIAFIIGSSSMGYFAGVWGHTSIMVALVVSCAALLLGAMLKPAIMPAGVAKVNGANKVSFKQLIADKNVLLFLICVTLLQGAHAAYYGFASLFWKEAGYSDLVIGNLWSLGVVAEVIVFMLSHRLFRRWSARNLLLLSAVCGIVRWGMMGAFTALPVLIIVQILHSGTFTVCHLAAMRFISARKENEIIPLQGAYSALATGGGLAVITIMVGYIYERMPDQHGVVFYLMALLAVPALFIRPKVMAQS; this is encoded by the coding sequence ATGGTTATTCCATCAACGCGTTGGCTAGCGATTGATTATTTTACCTACTTTTTTGCTTACAGCATTTTCTTACCATTTTGGTCAGTATGGCTACAAGGTGAGGGAATTGATGCAGAAATGATAGGGCTTTTGTTAGGTATCGGGCTTGCGGCACGTTTTCTCGGCGCAATGTTTATCACCCCCCAAGTTAAAGAGCCTTCTAAGCTTATCAATGCATTGCGATTACTGGCGGCGCTTTCCCTTATTTTCTCCATTGGGTTTTCATTTGGGTCCCATTGGGCTTGGCTAATGTTTGTCATGATAGGGTTTAACCTATTTTTTGCCCCTATGGTGCCACTTGGCGATTCATTGGCGGGAACATGGCAAAAACAGTTTACTTTTGATTATGGTAAAATCCGTGTTTGGGGCTCTATCGCCTTTATTATTGGCTCATCGTCGATGGGCTATTTCGCTGGTGTGTGGGGACATACTTCTATCATGGTGGCGCTGGTGGTAAGCTGCGCTGCCCTATTATTGGGAGCGATGTTAAAACCGGCGATTATGCCCGCAGGTGTGGCGAAAGTGAATGGCGCCAATAAGGTCTCATTCAAACAGCTGATTGCAGATAAAAACGTGTTGTTGTTTTTAATCTGTGTCACGTTGTTGCAAGGTGCCCATGCTGCGTATTACGGTTTTGCTTCGCTGTTCTGGAAAGAAGCGGGTTATTCCGATTTAGTGATTGGTAATTTATGGTCGCTGGGTGTGGTGGCAGAAGTGATTGTATTTATGCTGAGCCATCGATTATTCCGGCGTTGGAGCGCACGTAATTTACTCTTATTATCTGCAGTTTGTGGAATTGTCCGCTGGGGAATGATGGGGGCATTTACTGCATTACCGGTCTTAATTATTGTTCAAATCTTGCATAGCGGCACCTTTACCGTTTGCCACTTAGCGGCAATGCGTTTTATTAGTGCGCGTAAAGAAAATGAAATTATACCGTTGCAAGGTGCTTATTCTGCATTAGCGACTGGGGGAGGGCTTGCGGTGATCACCATTATGGTCGGTTATATTTATGAACGTATGCCTGACCAACATGGCGTCGTGTTTTATTTAATGGCGCTTTTAGCGGTGCCTGCGCTATTTATTCGACCAAAAGTGATGGCTCAGTCTTAG
- a CDS encoding NAD+ synthase, with translation MGRKLNITLAQLNWLVGDIEGNCERMLQTVEEHAENTDIVMFSELALTGYSPEDLLFRHDFEERCTAQLKRLQQASGQCGIIVGHPWYEDNEIYNALSFFHQGKLLARYFKQELPNYGVFDEPRYFTAAEKTCVVEFKGYQLGLLICEDIWYDEPIDAVKGAGAELVLTINASPYDLNKEHIRSDLLVEHAQRTGLPIVYLNQVGGQDELVFDGGSKVLANKGKQVYQLDEFAEQVATVTFEDVKLVTEQRKQPEASQIAQVYQALVLATRDYINKNGFNGAILGLSGGIDSGLTVAIAADAIGKDRVQAVMMPFRYTSEMSIHDAKEQAELLGVEFDIVSIEPMFDAFMAQLQPMFEGTQPDTTEENLQARCRAVILMAMSNKRRRLVLTTSNKSESAVGYSTLYGDMAGGFDVLKDVPKTLVFELAKYRNTISPAIPQRVIDRPPSAELAPGQLDQDSLPPYDVLDAILDGYVEKDLSVADLIKLGFDREIVRKVVRLVDINEYKRRQAPVGPRITMRNFGKDRRYPITSGFGRKNWS, from the coding sequence ATGGGCCGTAAGCTTAATATCACTCTGGCACAACTTAACTGGTTGGTTGGCGACATCGAAGGCAACTGCGAGCGTATGTTGCAAACTGTTGAAGAGCATGCCGAAAATACTGATATCGTCATGTTTTCTGAGTTGGCTCTAACAGGGTACTCCCCTGAAGATTTACTCTTCCGCCACGATTTTGAAGAGCGATGCACCGCGCAATTAAAACGTTTACAACAAGCTAGCGGTCAATGCGGAATTATCGTGGGTCATCCGTGGTATGAAGATAATGAAATTTATAATGCATTATCATTTTTCCACCAAGGAAAGCTATTAGCCCGTTACTTTAAGCAAGAACTGCCTAATTATGGTGTTTTTGATGAGCCTCGTTATTTCACTGCGGCGGAAAAAACGTGCGTGGTGGAATTCAAAGGCTATCAGCTCGGTTTATTGATTTGCGAAGATATTTGGTATGACGAGCCGATTGATGCAGTGAAAGGGGCGGGTGCTGAGTTAGTTCTCACTATCAATGCCTCACCGTATGATTTAAACAAAGAGCATATTCGCAGTGACCTGCTGGTGGAACATGCTCAGCGTACTGGTTTGCCGATTGTCTATCTTAACCAAGTGGGTGGACAGGATGAACTCGTGTTTGATGGCGGCTCGAAAGTGTTGGCAAACAAAGGCAAGCAAGTCTACCAACTGGATGAGTTTGCAGAGCAAGTGGCGACAGTCACCTTTGAAGATGTGAAATTAGTGACTGAGCAGCGGAAGCAACCTGAAGCGTCTCAAATTGCGCAGGTGTACCAAGCATTAGTCTTAGCCACCCGTGATTACATCAACAAAAATGGTTTTAATGGGGCGATTTTAGGGCTATCCGGCGGGATTGATTCAGGATTAACCGTGGCGATCGCGGCGGATGCTATTGGTAAAGATCGCGTACAAGCCGTTATGATGCCGTTCCGTTACACTTCTGAAATGAGCATTCATGATGCTAAAGAGCAGGCAGAATTACTGGGTGTTGAATTTGATATCGTTTCCATCGAACCGATGTTTGATGCCTTTATGGCGCAATTGCAGCCGATGTTTGAAGGCACTCAACCGGATACCACCGAAGAGAATTTACAAGCTCGTTGCCGCGCTGTGATCTTAATGGCGATGTCCAATAAGCGCCGTCGTTTAGTGCTGACTACCAGCAATAAAAGTGAATCCGCAGTTGGGTATTCAACGTTGTATGGGGATATGGCAGGGGGCTTTGATGTCCTTAAAGATGTGCCAAAAACGCTGGTCTTTGAACTGGCTAAATATCGTAATACAATATCGCCGGCAATTCCGCAGCGCGTGATTGATAGACCACCTTCAGCGGAACTGGCTCCAGGCCAATTAGACCAAGATAGTTTACCGCCTTACGATGTGTTAGATGCCATCTTAGACGGTTATGTAGAAAAAGATTTATCTGTAGCTGACCTTATCAAGCTCGGATTTGATAGAGAAATTGTTCGCAAAGTTGTGCGTCTTGTCGATATTAACGAATATAAGCGCCGTCAGGCTCCTGTTGGACCGCGGATCACAATGCGTAATTTCGGTAAAGATCGTCGTTATCCGATTACCTCAGGTTTTGGCCGCAAAAACTGGTCATAA
- the qseG gene encoding two-component system QseEF-associated lipoprotein QseG, whose product MKPSHVSTPLGMILFSLILTGCVAKNGQSPLETLAKVVIPEVKTTDYRYASCESIWENQEPVSQENALYWLRMMGCVDRMDADKARAEAKKIDVNDWATSFTKNILLGSAEPTIAERRQMLDSINTYSLNFPTPIRPLLQLWREQQVQVINLADANARYKRMQQEMDAKLDRLKEDNAKLRFELDSTSRKLENLTDIERQLSSRKKNANEVEKEDEAAVAAPSETKPASAEQNSSENKAQ is encoded by the coding sequence GTGAAGCCTTCCCACGTCAGTACCCCTTTGGGAATGATTTTATTCTCGCTTATTTTAACCGGGTGTGTCGCGAAGAATGGCCAATCTCCATTAGAAACCCTAGCTAAAGTCGTGATCCCTGAAGTGAAAACTACGGATTACCGTTATGCTTCTTGCGAATCAATTTGGGAAAATCAAGAGCCAGTCTCACAGGAAAATGCCCTCTATTGGTTACGTATGATGGGCTGTGTGGACAGAATGGATGCTGATAAAGCACGCGCCGAAGCGAAAAAGATTGACGTGAATGATTGGGCTACTTCATTTACTAAAAATATTCTATTAGGTTCAGCGGAGCCGACAATCGCTGAACGTCGCCAAATGCTCGATAGCATCAACACCTATAGTTTGAACTTCCCAACACCAATTCGCCCATTATTGCAATTGTGGCGCGAGCAGCAGGTTCAAGTGATTAATCTTGCCGATGCGAATGCACGTTATAAGCGTATGCAGCAAGAGATGGATGCAAAGCTTGACCGTCTAAAAGAAGATAATGCCAAGCTGCGTTTTGAGCTGGATAGTACTTCCCGCAAGTTAGAAAACTTAACGGATATTGAACGCCAGCTCTCTTCTCGCAAGAAAAATGCGAATGAAGTTGAAAAAGAAGATGAAGCCGCTGTTGCTGCGCCATCAGAAACGAAGCCAGCCTCAGCCGAACAGAATTCCTCGGAGAATAAAGCACAATGA